DNA from Nocardioides yefusunii:
GGACAGGCATGGGGGTTCTCCTCCGGGCGACGCCACGCTCGGGGGAGGAGCATGGGGGAGGGCGTCGCCCGGAGAATTCTCCCTGACGTGGATCAGGCGAAGCGTGCGCGGGTGGTGAGGCGGCGTCGCAGGGTGTCGGTGGCGTCGACGAGGTTGCGGCGCACGGTCAGGTCCAGGCCCTCGACGTCGAGTGCAGCCTCAGCGGCGCTCAGGAACTCGGCCGTCAACGCGGTGTGCGGGTAGAAGGACCGCAGTGCGGTGCCGAGCACCCAGCCCGCGTGCACCGAGGCGGCGCTGGGGAGCAGGTCGAGGAACGCGTCGGCGTACTCGGCGGTCAGCTCCTCCTGGCCCGAGCGCCACATGCCCAGGCCGGCGGCTTCGAGTTCGTAGTTGGGGACGTCGACCTCGCCGGTGAAGCGCTGCCAGGCCCATGCCTTCGCTTCCGCCTCGGGCAGGGAGGCACGGGCACGGGTGTACTCCACGCGCGCCTTGGCCGAGGGGTCTGCGGCCAACGCCTCGTCCAGTTCGGCGACGTCGGTGGCTCCCAGGACGGCCAGACGGACCCGGACGGCCCACGCGACGTCGGAGTCGAGGACGACGCCTGCGGGGACGTCACCGGCGAGCCAGGTGCCGAGCAGGGAGACGTCGTCGGTGGTGGAGACCGCACCGAGGAACGCGGAGAGCTGCAACGTGGAGCCGGGATCGGCGGTGGTGGCTCGGTTCAGGGCTGCGGTGTGCAGGGACGCCAACAGCGGGCCGGGGGCGTCGGTGAGCGCTGCAGCACTGGCGGCGAACGGGAGCAGGGTGGTGACGGCGTCGTCGTCGGTCTCGGTCGGTAGGACCGAGGCGACCAGTTCGACCACGGGGGCCGGGGACAGCCGGGACTGGTGGAACGCGGAACGGATTGCGTTCCAGGTGCCCGAACGCAGACGGCCGTCGTTCACTCCGGCCAGGACGGGCAGGAGCGCGGTGACGGTGGTGTCGTCGACCACGGCAGCGGCCCAGGTGGCCTCGTAGGGGTCGGGGACGACAGCAGCGCCGGTGGGGACGACGAACGGGGTGCGGTCGGCGTCGAGGGTGACGTCGGTGATCTGGACGTCGGTGCCGTCGGTGTCGTCACCCGTGATGACTGCGACCTGAAGTGCGTGACGACGCGGGGAGGACTCACCCGCTGCGACGGTGTCGGGTGCGGTGCGCACCAGTTCTCCGGTGGCACGGTCCAGGGAGATCGTGTCGGGACCCGCGGTGCGCAACCAGGCGGCGGTGAAGTCCGTCAGGTCTCCGGCCCCGGCACGTTCCCAGGAGCCGATGAGGTCGTTCATGGTGGCGTTGCCGAACCGGTGGGTGGTGAAGTGGTCGATCGCGCCGGCGAGGAAGACGTCGTCGCCGATGGTGGCGTTGAGCTGCTTCAGGATCGCTGATCCCTTGGCGTAGGAGATGCCGTCGAAGTCCTGCAGCGCAGCGGTCGCGTCGACGGCACCGTTGCCGGCGACGGGGTGGGTGCTGGGACGCTGGTCGGCCACGAGACCCCACTGGCGTCGGGCCCACGCGTTGTGGGTCCAGGCGTCGTCGAACTGGGTGACGGCTGCGGTGACACGGCTGCCCATGTACTCCGCGAACGACTCGTTGAGCCAGAGGTCGTCCCACCAGCGCGGGGTGACGATGTTGCCGAACCACTGATGGGCCATCTCGTGGGCCACGGTGGTGGCGCGCTGCACCCGCAGACCACGCGGGACGGTGCCGGTGAACAGCAGCGGGTCACGGAACGTCACGCAACCGGGGTTCTCCATCGCGCCGGCGTTGAACTCCGGCACGAACGCCTGGTGGTACTTGTCGCCGAAGGGGTAGCGGATCCCGAAGAGGCGGTGGAACTCGTCGAAGCACTGCTTCGTCACCGTCAGCAGTTCCTCGGCGTCACGATCCAACTCACGGGCCAACGACTGACGTGCGCTCAGGCCCAGCTTGATCCCGTCGTGGGAGTCGGTGATCAGGTGGTAGGGGCCGGCGACCAGGGTGACGAAGTACGTCGACAGCGGCTGCGAGGCCTGGAACTCCCAGACGCCGGGCTCGACCTGCTCACCGGGAGCGTTGCCGATGACGGTCCACTCCTGCGGTGCGGTGACGTGGAACGTGTAGGGAGCCTTGAGGTCGGGCTGGTCGAAGCAGGCGAAGACGCTGGGGGCGGCGTCCATGAACGACATCCCGTAGACGTAACGACGCCCGTCGGCGGGGTCGACGTGGGCGTGCAGCCCTTCACCGTCGTTGCGGAACCGCATGGTGGCCTCCACCACCAACTCGTGACGCCCTGCGGAGAGCCGCAGCGGCACCCGGCCGCGATCCAGCAGATCCACCGGCAACGAGGTGCCGTCGAGGGTGATCGCGTGCGTCGCGACCGGCTTGAGGTCGAGGAACGTCTCGCCCTCTCCGGAGGTGAACGTGATCGTCGTGCGACTGGCGAACGTCTCCTCGCTGGAAGCCAGGTCGAGGGAGACGTCGTAGTGGGTGACGTCGAGGAGGCCAGCGCGGGCGATCGCCTCGGTGTGCTGGAGGCTGCGGTACGGGTTGCTCACCCGATCCACTCTAGAACGCTGCGGTACGGGTGAGGCCTGCGTCGAGGTGCAGATCGGGCCGGGGACGTGCGGGTTGCCCCCGGACGGGGTGAGTGCAGCCTCAGCCCAGCCTCAGCCCAGCCTCAACCCAGCGTCAACGCAGTGCGGCGACGACCATCGCCCGGGTGCGCAGCACGGTCTCCACGGTGTCGGCGGTGATCAGGATGCGTCCGTCGTCGTCGACGTGGATCTTCGAACCCGTCGACGACTCCAGACGTCGGATCCCGGAGCCGCCCTTGCCGATGAACTCACCGACCTGGTCGCCGCGGATCCGGATCGCTGCTGAACGCTGGGCCGCGGTGGACTTCACCACCGCTTCCTTGCGCGGGGGCCAGCCGTCGGCGTCGGAGACCCACACCTTGACGGTGTGTCGCACGGTGATGTTGCCGTGGGTGTCGTCGAAGACCTGCTCGAAGCATCTGCTGCGTTCCTTGGTGTCGGGGGTGACCCGTACCGGGTTGGCGACCGTCCCGCGCAACCATGCCTCGGGAATGTCGCGTTGGGTCATGCGCTGCTTGACGTGCTTGGTGAGCACCAGCGGCACCGAGGCTGGGACCCCGTCGGGGTTGCGACGACGCTGGGAGCCGGCACCGGAACGGACCGTGCCCTGCTTGCCGGGACGCTTCGGCTTCGGGGGCCGAGGGCGCAGGAACGGCATCACCACCGAGGTCAGGACGACGCCGACCAGGAGTGCGGCGATCAACCAGTACAGAGGTCCCCAGTCGGACATGGCGTCCCTTCCCGTGCTCGGCGGCAACGGGGATCAGCGTAGACGGATCATGCCCCTGCGTGGGGCGTGAATCGCCGTCGTCGGACGCTCACACAGGTGTCGTGACGGCAGCGCGCTGCCAGCCGGCCCAGCCCGGCAGGTACAGGCGTGCGTCCAGGGAGTTGTTCCGCGCGACGTAGGCCACCCACGCACTCGCGCTCGCGTCGTCGCAGTACACCGCGAAGGGCTGTTCGGGGTCCACGCCCGAGCGACGCAACCGCAGCCGCATCGACGCCGGATCCAGCACTCGACCGGCTTGGTCTCCGAACGCCGTGGACGGAACGTTCACCGCCCCGGGCACACGCTGGTCACTCACCCCGGACGGACCCTTGGCGCCGAACCGGGACCGGGTCCGCACGTCGACGGCCTGTCGGTGAGCCGCGAAGGAGGCCAACTCCTGCGTCGAGCACGTCAGCACTTCCCGTGGGGACAGCGTGACGTCGCCGGGTCGGGCCGGGGGCACCTCCTCGGTGCTGGTGGGCAGGCCCAGACGCCACCACGCTTCGTAGCCGCCGTCCAGGAGTGCCGTGGATCGGTGTCCGGCCCACTGCAGCAGCCACGCCAGCCGTCCGGCCTCGATGCCCTTGTGTCCGCCGTAGGTGACCACGAGCGTGTCGTCGTCGGCGCCCAGGGCCCGCAAGGTCGCCTGGATCGTCGTTGGGTCGGGGTCAGGGGAGGTCCAGGTGCTCACCGTGGGGTCCAGGTGGTGTGCGCCGGGCAGGTGTCCGGCCTCGTAGGTGCCCCGAAGGCTGCGGACGTCCAGCAGCACCATGCGCGGGCTGGCAGGGGTGGCGGCAGTGGTCGTGCTGGCCTCCAGCAGCGCCGCGAGCGCGGGGGACTCGACCACACGGTGCGGACCGCGCTGAGGGAGCGAACCGTGGGGGGAAGCAGAAGCCATGTGACGAGCCTAGGTTCTCCGTGCCGGGGAGTGTCCAAGCCGGGGCCGCTGGCACGGGAGGCCCCAGATGGCTCCGTATGCTTTGTCCATGACTGAGGAGAACACCCCGAAGCCGGAGAACCACCGCACCGTCGAGCTCACCAAGATCGGTGCCAACCGTTTCAAGGCCGAGAACGGCCGAGGCGGCGAGATCTTCTTCGGCACCGGCGGAGACGACCCGGACTTCTCGCCCGTCGAGCTCCTGCTGACCGCGATCGCCGGTTGCAGCTCCATCGACGTCGACCTGATCACCGGCAAGCGCGCCAACGCCGTGAAGTTCAACGTCACCGCTGAGGGCGACAAGGTCCGCGACGAGCTCGGCAACCACATGAAGAACTTCAAGCTCACCTTCGACGTCGAGTTCCCCGAGGGCCCCGAGGGCGACGCCGCTCGTGGCGTCCTGGTCCGTTCCATGGAGCAGTCCCGCGACCGCCTCTGCTCGGTCTCGCGCACCGTCCAGATCGGTGAGCCCGTCGAGTTCGCCACCCCTGAGGGTGTCCTGGAGCGCAAGGCCTGAGACCCCCCACGCTGTGGTGTCGCTGCGATGCCAGCGTGATGACGACAGCCCCCGTCCGGAGCACCGGACGGGGGCTGCTGCGTTCAGACACGTTCCAGTGCCGGAGAACTCAGCCGACGGTGACCTTCTTCAGGTCGACGGCCTGCTTCGGTGCGACGCCGTCGGCGGCGTTGCCCTTCGCGGCCACCTTCTCCACCAGCTTCACGGTGTCGGCATCGACGGAGCCGAACACGGTGTAGGCGGGCGGCAGCGGGGTGTCGGCGTAGACGATGAAGAACTGCGAACCGTTGGTGTCCTCGCCAGCGTTCGCCATCGCCAACGTCCCCGCCTCATACGTCTCAGAACCGTCCAGTTCGTCGGCGTAGCTGTAGCCCGGGCCACCCATGCCCGACGCGCTCGGGTCGCCGCACTGCAGGACGAAGATGCCCTCGGTGACCAGACGGTGGCAGGTCGTGTCGTCGAAGTAGCCCTGCTCTGCCAGGGAGACGAACGAGTTCACCGTGCACGGAGCAGAGGCAGCATCCAGGGTCAGGTTCATGGCACCCACCGACGTGGCGACCTCGACCGCGACCTCACCAGTGACGCTCGGCGTCGTGGGGGGAAGGTCGACCTTCTTCGCGGCACTGCCGCCGCCCTGGTAGGAGCACTCGGTGGCCGGGGTGGATGAGCCGATCGAACCCTCCGTCGACGGTGAGGCCGAGGATGAGGTCTCAGGGGCAGCGGTCTCGGTGCCGTCGTCGGTCTTCTCGATGCCGCACCCGACGGCAGAGAGGGCCAACGTGGACAGAGCCACGACAGGGAGGACGCGACGGCACAGGAGAGTGGAAGTCAGCATGTGTTGATCGTACGGACCCCGTGCGAGCATCGACGACGTGTTCGGCGTCATCGATCTCCCCACCTACCTCGTCGGACTCGCGGTGGTCATCCTGCTGCCCGGGCCCAACTCGCTCTACGTCCTCGCCACCGCCACCCGTGCCGGTGTCCGCCCCGGTTTCGCCGCCGCCGCTGGCGTGTGGGCCGGGGACACGGTGTTGATGACACTGGCTGCCGGGGGAGCGGCCTCACTCCTGCGCTCCAGCACGGTCCTCTTCGGGATCGTGAAGTACGCCGGCGCTGCCTACCTCACCTGGCTCGGCATCGGACTCATCCGCGCTGCGATCACCGCATGGCGCAGCCGTCGTCGGGCCGGGGACGCCTCGGACGAGGTTCAGGAGCCCGCTGGGGTCGGGGTCCGGGGAGGCGCGGCGTTCAGCAAGGCGTTGGGGATCAGCCTGCTCAACCCGAAGGCGATCCTCTTCTTCATCTCGTTCTTCGTGCAGTTCGTCGACCCTGACTACGCCCACCCGTGGTTGTCGTTCCTCGTGCTGGGGGTGATGGTGCAGGCCGCGAGCGCGCTGTACCTCAGTGTCCTGATCATCTCGGGGGCCCGTGTGGCGAGTGCGCTGGTCCGACGTCGACGACTGACTGCGGTGGCGACGGGCATGGCAGGCATGGTCTTCCTGGCCTTCGCGGTGAAGCTAGGAGTGGCGACGGCCGTCTGAGGTCGTTCACAGCAAGGAGTGGTTCAAAACCGGTTCAAAACCGGACTGCAAGCGGCACACTTCATTTAACGGGACATTTTGTATCCCTAAGAGTGAAGGGAAGAGCTGTGCGCACCACCGAAGCGCTCAGTGCCTGGATGCCCCGCGGTGTCCAGCACACCGGAGCCGAGTTCGCCCGCCGCCACCGCGTCATTCGCGGCGTGCTCGGCATCCACGTCGTCGTCCTCTCCGCCCTCGCGGCGTGGTGGCCCACCACCACCTGGGGAACCGCGCAGCAACAGCACCCCGCCGCCTTCACCTGGGGACTGATCGTGGCGATGGCGGCCGCATGGCTCGCCTCTGCCGACACCCGACGCCCCGCACTCGTCTCAGGCGCCGTCGCAGGAGCACTCGTGCTGGGATCCTCCACCGTCGTGCACATCTTCGGCGGACTCACCGACCTCCACATGCACTTCTTCGTGATCGCCGCCCTCGTCGCGCTCTACCAGGCATGGACCCCGTTCCTGGTCTGCATCGCGTTCGTCGCCGTTCACCACGTCTCCATGGGCCTGTGGATGCCGACACTGGTCTTCTCCGACCCCCGCGCCCTCGGCAACCCCCTCGCCTTCGCCGTCCTGCACGCACTCCTGTTCCTCGCCCAGTGCGTCGCCCTGGCGCTGTCGTGGCGCTTCACCGCTGACGCCGTCGCGCTGCGCACCCACGCAGAACGCCAGACGCAGGAAGCCATCGCCGCCCACGCCGTCGCAGCCACAGCCCGCGCCGAGGTGGAGGAAGCCCGCGCCCGCGACGCCGAACGCGCGCAGACCGCCCTCGCGGCCCGCGCCGCCGTCGACCTGCACCTCGACGACGTCGACCGCACCACCGGAGAGATCCTCCGCCAGGTCGCCGGCGCCCGGGACGAGGTCCACGCCCTCGATCGCTCCGCCTCCGCCATGGGCGCCGCCGCCCGCCGGGCCCGCCGATCCCTCGAGCACGCCGTGACCCTCACCCGCAGCAACGCCACCCTGATGGAACGCCTCAACGCCTCCGTCTCGCAGATCGACACCCTCGCCACGCGCGTGGACCGCATCTCCACCCAGACCAACCTGCTGGCCCTCAACGCCTCCATCGAAGCCGCCCACGCCGGACACCACGGACGAGGATTCGCCGTTGTCGCCGACGAGGTGCGCCAACTCGCCGGAGAGGTCGGAGCTGCCACCGACGCCATCGCCCGCGCCGTGGACGGCGTGCGCCGCGACGGACAAGCCGTCGCCGAGAACGCACGCACCCTCCTCGACGCACTCGGTGACGCCAGCCAGACCCAGGACGAGGTCACAGTCGGAGCAGAGACCCAACGCGCGGTCACCACCCGCACCGGAAGCCTCATCGACGAGATCGCCGCAGGGACGGGACACCTCGACGACGTCGTGCGCGAGATCGCCCTCGCCCGCTCGTGACCACACGCCTCGCCACTCGGGCCGGGAGCACGCTCCGCTGGGGTGCGGTGGCGCTCTTGGTCGCCGCTGCCTGCGTCCTCCTGTGGAGGGGGATCGCGGGGCACGGAGATCACGCTCGTCACATGGAACGCCTGGTGCAGGTGGTGGAACGGGACTTCGGTCTCACCTCACCCACGATCCAAGGCTCGGAGGTCGCGTGGAGACGCTCTGCGGACCCCCGGGGCGAGGTGCTGGTGGCGTGCCGCCACCGCGAGCAGCGCGGTGGCGGCGTCGCGTGGCAGGACCACACGTGCGTCGTCGACGTCTCCCTGGCCTCGGGACGCCGGTTGCCGTTCACGGTGGAGGAAGGCGGGAGCAAGGACGGCTCCGGGTTCCGGGCCTCCTTTGCCGTGCGGGGCTGAGGCCGGACGTCAGGACGTGCTGTCCGCCGCTGCCCGCAAGGTCAGGCGCTCCAGGAAGGCCGTCACGTGTGCAGCCTCCTCGGGAGAGGCGAGTTCGCCGACGATGCGACGTACGTCGGCGGCGTGCCTGCGCGCTGCGGTGGCTGCCACCTCAAGCCCGGCCTGGGTCAGCTCCACCAGCACGACGCGCTTGTCATGGATGGCTCGGCTGCGTCGGACGTGCCCCAGTGCCTCCAGGCGATCGACGACCTTGGTGGCGGCACCGCTGCTGTAGAGCAGAGCGGCGGCCAGGTCGCCCATCGGGATCGGGTCGGGCCGGTTCTGCAGCAGACGCAGCAACACGTCGTACTGGGACACCGTCAACCTGTGCTCCTTGAACGCCGCAGCGAAGGCGCGCATGGTGGTGTCGTGCGCGACCACGAGGGCACGCCACACGGGGAGGGGATCAAGGGAGACGTCGTCGGCCGGGTGCATGGGCCCATTGTGACCGGGAATGAATGTGCTCTGCGCCATGTAGACATCTGTAGGTACAGATGATGGTGAGGTGGAACACCCACACCCGACACGAGGAGCAGGACATGCGCGCAGTGGTCGCCACCCGATTCGGAGGACCCGACGTCCTCGAGGTCCTCGACCTCCCCGAACCCACCGTCGGACCCGGCCAGGTCAAGGTCGACGTCGTGACCGCAGGACTCAACCCCGTCGACGCCATGATGCGCCGCGGAGAGATGGGCGGACAGGCACCCCTACGCCTGGGAACCGAACTCGTCGGACGCATCACCGAGATCGGCCCCGGCGTCACCGGGTTCACCGTCGGTGAGGAGATCATCGGCTTCGGTGCCCTCGGCTCCTACGCCGAGACCCACGTCCTGCCCGCCACCCAGATCGCCCCCAAGCCCGCACCGCTCGACTGGAACGTCGCAGGCGGCCTCTCCGGCGTCGGACAGACCGCCCTCACCGTCCTCGACACCCTCGCACTCACGCCAGGGCAGACCCTCCTCGCCCACGGCGCCACCGGAGGAGTCGGCTCACTCCTCGTCCAACTCGCCCACCGCGCAGGCATCCACGTCATCGGCACCGCCTCACCCGCCAACCACGACTACCTCCGCCGACTCGGCGCCACCCCCGTCGCCTACGGCCCCGGACTCGCCGACCGCCTCCGCACCGCCCTCCGTGAAGGCGACCACCCAGGCATCGACGCCGCCGTCGACATGAGCGGAGTCTGGGACAACATCGAATCCACCCTCGAACTCGTCCCCCTGAACCGGACCATCACCCTCGTACCCGCCACCGCCCAGCGCAGCGTCCCCCTCGTCCGCGTCCAACGCTCCGCCGCACGCCTCACCCACCTCGCCGCACTCGCCGCCACCGGCGAACTCCACGCCGAAGTCCAAGAAACCTTCCCCCTCGACGACATCGTCCGCGCCCACACCCAACTCGACACCAAGCACACCCGCGGCAAGCTCGTCCTCCGCATCAGGGAGGCCTGACGCACCACCCACCACGCGTACACCCCGGCGTAACCTGCTGGGGTGTACGCGCTCCAGATCAACCAGGTGTCCGTCCGCCGAGCAAGCCAGATGATCCTCGAGGACGTCACCTTCGACGTCGGCGTCGGCCAACACTGGGCCATGATCGGCCCCAACGGCGCAGGCAAGACCACCATCATGAACCTCCTCGCCGCCACCACCTTCCCCACCACAGGAACCGTCCACGTCCTCGGCGACCAACTCGGCCGCGTCGACCTCCGCGACCTGCGACGACGCATCGGACACGTCACCCCACGCCACCCCCTGAGCAGCAACCTCAGCGCCCTCGACGTCGCACTCACCGGAGAAACCGCCACCGTCGAACTCCTCGGGCCGGGGGCGTACTCCGACGAGATCCGTCATCGCGCGGAGATGCTCTGCAAGGAGTTCGGCCTCGACGATCCGGCGGCCGCTCGCTGGCTGACGATGAGCCAGGGCGAGCGCGGCAAGGCGCTCATCGCTCGGGCGCTCGTCACTGACCCGCCGCTGGTGCTGCTCGACGAACCCAGCACCGGACTCGACCTCGCGACCCGCGAACAGATGGTCCGCACCATCGGCGAGATGCAGGAGACCCGTCCGGAGTTGACCACCGTCACGGTGACGCACCACCTCGAGGAACTGCCCGCCACCACCAGCCATGCCGTCCTGGTGAAGGCCGGACGCGTGATGGCGGCCGGGCCGGTCGAGGAGGTCCTCACCTCGGCCAGTGTGTCGGAGTGCTACGCGTATCCGCTCACCCTGGAGCGGCGTCGGGGCCGCTGGAGTGCGTTCGCCGCCTGAACCTGCTGGCCTCACCGAGCCTTTCACACAGCAGCGGGGCGCCGCCGGAATCCCGACGACGCCCCACCGCCTCAGGTCGACATCACCCGCTGGTGCAGCGCCTGCACCGAGTACCGCGCAGCCCAGAACGCACCGTGCTGCCACGCCGAGATCTCCGACATCCAGTCACCGGCGAAGTAGGTGTTACCCACGCCCTGCTGCAGCTTCTTGAACCGCGCCGACGACGTGTTGGGGTAGGCCCAGGCTCCTTCGATGTAGGGAACCTTGTGCCACGCGATCGAGAACGAACTCTCCAACTCCGTGCGGTACTTCGGCCCGAAGATCTTCTCGCCCAGCGCCACCGCCCTGGCCTGACGCTGCTTCGGGGAAAGATCTGCATAGGTCCGAGCGTTGGCTCCGGTGTTGTAGTAGCCGACCATCAGCCCCTTCTTCGCGCCATACCCGTAGGAGGGGTGCCACACATGAGCCAGGTCCATGTCCGTCTCGGTGATACCGCCGTAGATGCGGTGATCGGTCTCCCACCACCGTGAGCGGTACTGCAGACCGATCTTGCCCGCAGGGGAGCCGACCGCGAACTCGCCCAGCGCGGCATCGATCTCGCTGCCCCAATTGGTGTCCCACCTGCGCATCAGACCCGCCGGGGCACACACCACTGCGAAGTCCGCATCGATCTGCTTGGGACGCCCGTTCGTCGGGCTGTAGGTGACAGTCACGCCCTTCGGAGTGTTCTTCACCCCCGACACCGGTGAGTTCAGGAGCACGTTCTCCCACCCGACCTGCTTCGCGAAGTACTGATAGATGGTGTCCATCCCGCCCACGGGCTGGAACATCAACATCGCCTGTTCCCAGTTGACCTCGAACGAGAAGTACGACCCGAACTTCGACGCGAGCACCGACGACATCGAACCAGGGCCCGGCAACGCCGTCCCGTGCTCGTTCCACGCCGACGGGTACGTCGAGTAACCCCGATTGCTGCCCCCGCTGTACTTGCCGCCCGAGAGCGATCCCCACGAGCGCAGGAACGCCCGAAGGTTCTCCTTGTCCTCCGCAGTCAACTGCGCGTCCAGCGCCCCCTGGTCGGTCGCCAGGTGCAACAACTCCGAGGTGTACCCGAACACGTCAGCCTTCGCCGTGCGGTACCGCGTCGGGTTCCCGGGCGTCGACCCCGTCTTCTCGTTGTAGAGGTATGCATCCGCATTGGCGTTCGTGAACACCTCGTACGGAACACCCAGTTCACGCATGTAGTCCATCGTGACCATCCACTGCGCGATACGGCCCGCACCCGCATTCATGTAGATGCCCTTGTCGAACCGCGCAGTCTGCTTCACCCCGTCCAGATCCGTCTCGGAGTCGCCATCCCGGATGGTCAGCGTGCGCCCACCCACTCGGTGCCGTGCCTCCAGCACCGTCACCTTGTA
Protein-coding regions in this window:
- a CDS encoding flavin monoamine oxidase family protein; the encoded protein is MNEQQILDGVSRRSVLQAVGASTSAGVMFAAMGAIGMAPTAAGQPGAQAWVPPGRSDFNLTGRAKKKVVVVGGGPAGLATAYELQKAGYKVTVLEARHRVGGRTLTIRDGDSETDLDGVKQTARFDKGIYMNAGAGRIAQWMVTMDYMRELGVPYEVFTNANADAYLYNEKTGSTPGNPTRYRTAKADVFGYTSELLHLATDQGALDAQLTAEDKENLRAFLRSWGSLSGGKYSGGSNRGYSTYPSAWNEHGTALPGPGSMSSVLASKFGSYFSFEVNWEQAMLMFQPVGGMDTIYQYFAKQVGWENVLLNSPVSGVKNTPKGVTVTYSPTNGRPKQIDADFAVVCAPAGLMRRWDTNWGSEIDAALGEFAVGSPAGKIGLQYRSRWWETDHRIYGGITETDMDLAHVWHPSYGYGAKKGLMVGYYNTGANARTYADLSPKQRQARAVALGEKIFGPKYRTELESSFSIAWHKVPYIEGAWAYPNTSSARFKKLQQGVGNTYFAGDWMSEISAWQHGAFWAARYSVQALHQRVMST